A single Gemmatimonadota bacterium DNA region contains:
- a CDS encoding PQQ-binding-like beta-propeller repeat protein yields MTIEVRGRVMDGPSGRGLGGVLVSNGEQIVQTDGDGRYALVVESEAHRFVFVTVPDGFRATSGFYSSIRNWIDAQDGVDFWLESAPERAARQFKLVQITDTHVVTEGEMLTSGEVLAEALQRLVREADPDLIVVSGDLTNRGELAELSRFREAQETVSTPVFPLFGGHDGNEERHEGGSADNTFTRNFEAVLGPSYYSFDWGGRHFAFYPNEQSFFSLADQERKEVWFWADLALQPADREIVVVVHTPPPVSFLEALSRYNVRLVLHGHWHSSKVFSYKEMVVAATPAFCFGGIDTSPRGYRVARFGEEGAEVELCAHKPTGVLPPSGDTSVEISFDEMGLHLRWEQQLPGGLHRAAPVQAGDQMLLSLRDEGYPARNGVCCIEVGSGDLVWHARTDATVKNSVAVDDGICVAVSVTGRVHALEQASGRLLWHANLPGYPDRWIYTSPVIAEGTLYAGAKAGYAAFDLKTGEQQWYVPVDDSDNWSCYASPQVYEDLLLLLVPRRGLMALDRQSGEVVWEQQIGVEYPYPTPIVSGDLLVSGGDSSHLTALRAISGEVVWDKPILPSSYPTGLLVRDGRIYATTSEGDALCFDFNSGALLWRFQTGGDLLDMVPYRRGVQSILAAPFHFEDCLLICGCDGCLYALDAASGECRGRAAFGSPITAPPCVWGDGLFLGTYDGRFFYFERVGD; encoded by the coding sequence ATGACGATTGAAGTTCGAGGCAGGGTGATGGATGGACCATCTGGACGCGGTCTGGGTGGTGTTTTGGTCTCCAATGGGGAGCAGATTGTGCAGACGGATGGAGATGGCCGGTACGCGCTTGTGGTGGAATCGGAGGCGCACCGGTTCGTATTTGTGACCGTTCCAGACGGTTTTCGGGCGACATCGGGGTTCTACTCATCTATACGGAACTGGATCGACGCGCAAGATGGGGTGGATTTTTGGCTTGAGTCTGCGCCTGAGCGGGCTGCACGGCAGTTTAAGCTTGTGCAGATTACAGATACACACGTTGTGACAGAAGGAGAGATGCTGACTTCTGGAGAGGTTCTCGCCGAGGCACTACAGCGACTTGTCCGGGAAGCCGATCCGGATCTGATTGTGGTGAGCGGAGATCTCACGAATAGGGGGGAGCTTGCCGAGTTGTCCCGTTTTCGAGAGGCACAGGAGACGGTTTCAACGCCGGTTTTCCCGCTGTTCGGCGGGCACGACGGAAACGAGGAGCGCCACGAGGGGGGCTCAGCGGACAATACGTTTACCCGGAATTTCGAAGCGGTGCTCGGTCCCTCGTATTATAGCTTTGATTGGGGGGGACGCCATTTTGCGTTTTATCCCAACGAGCAGTCGTTTTTTTCGCTTGCAGACCAGGAGCGAAAGGAGGTATGGTTCTGGGCGGATTTGGCGCTACAGCCTGCGGATCGGGAGATCGTGGTGGTGGTTCACACGCCTCCGCCGGTTTCATTTTTGGAGGCGTTGAGCCGATATAATGTCCGCCTGGTACTGCACGGGCACTGGCATTCCAGCAAGGTGTTCTCTTACAAAGAGATGGTTGTGGCCGCAACTCCGGCGTTCTGTTTTGGCGGGATCGATACATCGCCGAGGGGCTACCGCGTCGCGCGGTTCGGAGAAGAGGGGGCGGAAGTGGAACTCTGCGCGCACAAACCCACTGGTGTTTTGCCACCTTCCGGGGATACGTCGGTGGAGATTTCTTTCGACGAAATGGGGTTGCACCTGCGCTGGGAGCAACAACTTCCGGGGGGATTGCACCGGGCAGCACCCGTGCAGGCGGGAGATCAGATGCTGTTGAGCCTGCGGGACGAGGGTTATCCCGCCCGCAACGGGGTCTGTTGTATTGAGGTGGGTAGCGGAGATCTGGTGTGGCATGCACGCACAGATGCGACGGTGAAAAATAGCGTGGCTGTAGATGATGGCATCTGCGTGGCTGTGTCAGTTACCGGGCGGGTTCATGCGCTGGAGCAGGCGTCGGGCCGCCTGCTGTGGCATGCGAATCTGCCCGGGTATCCCGACCGTTGGATTTACACGTCTCCGGTTATTGCAGAGGGGACGTTGTACGCAGGGGCGAAGGCCGGTTACGCGGCTTTTGATCTCAAAACGGGAGAGCAGCAGTGGTATGTACCTGTTGACGACAGCGATAACTGGTCGTGCTACGCAAGTCCCCAGGTTTATGAGGACCTGCTTCTCCTGCTCGTGCCGCGGCGGGGACTGATGGCATTGGACCGACAAAGTGGGGAGGTTGTGTGGGAACAGCAGATAGGGGTTGAGTATCCATATCCAACGCCGATTGTGTCCGGAGACTTGCTGGTAAGTGGGGGAGACTCATCGCATTTAACCGCGTTACGGGCAATTTCGGGGGAGGTTGTGTGGGACAAGCCGATCCTCCCATCCAGTTATCCGACCGGACTGCTCGTGCGGGATGGACGGATCTACGCCACCACATCGGAGGGAGATGCCCTCTGTTTTGATTTCAATTCCGGGGCGCTACTGTGGCGGTTCCAGACGGGAGGCGATCTGCTGGATATGGTGCCTTATCGCAGAGGCGTGCAGAGCATTTTAGCTGCGCCATTCCATTTTGAGGATTGTCTTCTAATTTGTGGATGTGATGGGTGTTTGTACGCTTTGGATGCCGCTTCCGGCGAATGCCGGGGGCGTGCGGCGTTCGGGTCCCCAATTACAGCGCCTCCCTGTGTGTGGGGAGACGGCTTGTTTTTAGGGACGTACGATGGGCGGTTTTTCTATTTTGAGCGCGTGGGGGATTGA
- a CDS encoding Gfo/Idh/MocA family oxidoreductase, with product MGSYRGAVIGCGRIGSTIDDEHVNRPQFRYPWAHAPAMIEAKGIDLIAASDLYVEQLDDFKSRWGVTALYTDYREMIAKEKPDIVSVTTRAEERAEVVTGVAEAGVKAIYATKPICRSLAEADAMIDVCRKNGVMLAIACHKNWSPWFHACLNSIRSGMIGNFSSMVCNYGWRLSRGHSHTLALFRLFAGASARWVFGNMNSDEEARGDSDLSGTGMIRYENGIRGFLSTGGWLNIDFVGSDGWISARNEHADFEMWTRHHETREPIRRQFPNPKRPRSSQQAAIEGLVENLNEGTEPLCPGEFGREALEIAIALRESHRRGGEKMELPLEDRSLTILA from the coding sequence ATGGGATCTTATCGGGGAGCTGTTATTGGATGTGGGCGGATCGGCAGTACTATTGATGATGAGCACGTAAATAGGCCCCAGTTTCGATATCCCTGGGCACACGCGCCCGCGATGATCGAAGCGAAGGGGATTGATCTGATTGCAGCTTCGGATCTTTACGTGGAGCAACTGGACGATTTCAAAAGTCGATGGGGCGTAACGGCACTTTATACCGATTACCGCGAGATGATCGCCAAAGAGAAGCCAGATATCGTCAGTGTGACGACACGGGCAGAGGAACGCGCAGAGGTCGTCACAGGGGTGGCGGAGGCTGGTGTTAAGGCGATTTATGCAACCAAGCCGATATGCCGTAGTCTGGCGGAAGCAGACGCGATGATCGATGTGTGTCGGAAGAATGGGGTTATGCTCGCTATTGCCTGTCACAAAAATTGGAGTCCGTGGTTCCACGCATGTCTAAATTCAATCCGAAGCGGCATGATTGGGAATTTCTCTTCGATGGTCTGCAATTACGGCTGGCGGCTCTCACGCGGTCACAGCCATACGCTGGCTCTGTTTCGTCTTTTTGCCGGGGCATCTGCCAGGTGGGTATTTGGGAATATGAATAGTGATGAAGAGGCCCGCGGCGACAGCGATCTTTCAGGAACAGGGATGATTCGATACGAGAATGGCATCCGCGGATTTCTGAGTACCGGAGGATGGTTGAATATTGACTTTGTGGGAAGCGATGGATGGATAAGTGCCCGGAATGAACACGCAGATTTTGAGATGTGGACCAGGCATCACGAGACCAGAGAACCGATTCGACGACAATTTCCCAATCCCAAAAGACCTCGCAGTTCACAACAGGCCGCTATTGAAGGACTTGTCGAGAATCTAAATGAGGGCACAGAGCCGCTTTGTCCGGGAGAGTTTGGACGAGAAGCGCTGGAAATTGCCATTGCGTTGCGAGAATCGCATCGTCGCGGTGGAGAGAAGATGGAATTACCGCTCGAAGATCGAAGTCTGACCATTCTGGCGTAA
- a CDS encoding carboxypeptidase regulatory-like domain-containing protein: MLIGYVSDERYVAVPEVLLEFEGEAGSFEARSRATGAVYADLPSGKYRVTLYKPGYGFKTVPLEIPTKAPYQFRLLTDGLLGYMWPKWVQSGQSSEFRVHAVEAYKLSLWRYGWQKELVRPIGWYDEHGPRATMQITPDGDYTQTGIQWNAQGYTSPTHKQYITAPERSGLYYLHAKTESGVFFPFPWIVAPAKPSADVAVLASNINWNAYNNFGGRSNYILAEKFPPRPTVNARMDLKRYTDPRHLLFTSKEYASLSFDRPEPINFIAEEEQITDPIEGRSNCHVAPAEWRLLGWLEREGYGYDFYAETQFHSGVLNLDDYRVLIISTHPEYWSADMYYKLKSWVFERGGKLMYLGGNGLNCEVVFTDEYTMVVRNGDKGGGFSHLQKLGLESRFHLFHESEAKLLGVTCSETGIMTGAPYRVVDGSHDFFQGTGLKTGDIFGEKCLHMRCPGGASGHETDKMTVSSPKNAQLLAKGLNPDEGGAEIVYHRTESGGEVFSVGSINYPSSLPVDESISAITKNVLDRFLD; the protein is encoded by the coding sequence ATGCTGATTGGATATGTGAGCGATGAACGATATGTGGCAGTGCCAGAGGTGCTGCTGGAGTTTGAAGGCGAGGCGGGGTCATTTGAGGCGCGTTCGCGGGCGACCGGAGCGGTTTATGCGGATTTGCCTTCCGGGAAGTATAGAGTGACACTTTACAAGCCGGGTTATGGTTTTAAGACAGTACCGCTTGAGATACCGACTAAGGCTCCCTATCAGTTCCGGCTGTTGACCGATGGGTTGCTGGGATATATGTGGCCAAAGTGGGTACAGTCCGGGCAGTCGTCAGAGTTCAGGGTACACGCGGTGGAGGCGTACAAGCTGTCGCTGTGGCGGTATGGATGGCAAAAAGAGTTGGTGCGTCCAATTGGATGGTACGATGAACACGGTCCCCGGGCGACGATGCAAATTACGCCGGATGGGGATTATACGCAGACCGGCATTCAATGGAATGCACAGGGTTATACCAGCCCGACACACAAGCAATATATAACGGCACCCGAGCGGTCGGGATTGTATTATCTGCACGCCAAGACGGAGTCAGGTGTGTTTTTTCCGTTTCCGTGGATTGTCGCACCTGCAAAGCCGAGTGCCGATGTTGCAGTGCTGGCGTCAAATATAAACTGGAATGCGTATAATAATTTTGGGGGGCGCAGCAATTATATCCTCGCGGAGAAATTTCCGCCCAGGCCCACCGTGAATGCGCGAATGGATCTCAAGAGATATACGGACCCCAGACATTTGCTTTTTACTTCAAAGGAATATGCATCGCTGTCGTTCGACCGGCCTGAGCCGATCAATTTTATTGCAGAGGAGGAGCAGATTACCGATCCGATTGAGGGGCGGTCCAACTGCCATGTGGCCCCGGCGGAGTGGCGGTTGCTGGGGTGGTTGGAGCGGGAGGGATATGGATACGATTTTTATGCGGAGACGCAGTTCCATTCCGGGGTATTGAATTTGGACGATTACCGGGTATTGATCATCAGCACGCATCCGGAGTATTGGTCTGCGGATATGTACTATAAGCTGAAGTCCTGGGTGTTTGAGCGGGGCGGCAAGCTGATGTATCTGGGTGGAAATGGTCTGAATTGCGAGGTGGTGTTTACAGATGAATATACTATGGTGGTGCGAAATGGAGATAAAGGCGGGGGGTTCAGCCATCTACAGAAGTTGGGATTGGAGAGTCGATTCCATCTGTTTCACGAGTCAGAAGCGAAACTGCTGGGTGTAACCTGTTCGGAGACGGGTATTATGACTGGAGCGCCTTATCGGGTGGTGGATGGATCGCACGATTTCTTTCAAGGGACTGGCCTGAAGACGGGAGATATTTTTGGAGAGAAGTGTCTGCATATGCGGTGTCCGGGCGGTGCATCTGGACACGAAACGGATAAGATGACAGTGAGTTCGCCAAAAAACGCACAACTGCTGGCCAAAGGCTTAAACCCCGATGAAGGGGGCGCGGAGATCGTATATCACCGCACCGAGAGCGGGGGAGAGGTATTTTCGGTGGGGTCAATCAATTATCCCAGTTCTCTTCCGGTGGATGAGTCGATTTCGGCGATTACAAAGAATGTGCTGGATCGCTTTTTGGATTGA
- a CDS encoding phytanoyl-CoA dioxygenase family protein, whose protein sequence is MDAGDKAAVETAWKNGVGVLYNLLSQDELDAIRRELEQAYLDLEMGPGDPGSRDSLRNEPLLNYPALGRLFSHPRILGIVSAILDEPRPFLLQMKTNRYTPEHKGVGRHSDGSPTELATPFQWVSTMIYLDDIDVNSGALTYVPGTHLYHFASACDPSRILPTKEDIQAGDYLPIELKAGSVVFRVPEVWHGVVPIHRLRRYITGLYTSRKKGNTPIKERIQGVRKSRKQIPKTSIPKHVREYWQY, encoded by the coding sequence ATGGACGCGGGAGACAAAGCGGCTGTTGAAACCGCATGGAAGAACGGCGTAGGCGTCTTGTACAACTTGCTCTCGCAAGATGAACTGGATGCAATCCGCCGGGAGTTAGAACAGGCGTACCTGGATCTGGAGATGGGACCGGGAGATCCCGGCAGCCGGGACAGCCTGCGAAATGAACCGCTGTTAAATTATCCGGCCCTGGGCAGATTATTTTCCCATCCTCGTATTTTGGGAATCGTCTCGGCAATCCTGGATGAACCGCGGCCTTTTCTATTACAAATGAAAACCAACCGGTACACGCCAGAACACAAAGGTGTAGGGCGACACTCAGACGGCAGCCCGACGGAACTCGCCACACCCTTTCAGTGGGTGTCAACCATGATTTACCTGGACGATATCGATGTCAACTCCGGGGCGTTGACCTACGTACCGGGCACGCATCTGTACCATTTTGCATCTGCGTGTGACCCGAGCCGGATACTCCCTACAAAAGAAGATATTCAGGCAGGTGACTATCTTCCAATCGAACTGAAAGCGGGCAGCGTCGTCTTTCGCGTACCAGAGGTCTGGCACGGCGTAGTGCCCATCCATCGGTTGCGGCGATATATCACCGGTTTGTACACATCTCGCAAAAAGGGAAATACGCCGATCAAAGAGCGGATACAGGGGGTCCGGAAAAGCCGCAAGCAAATCCCGAAGACATCCATACCCAAACACGTTAGAGAATACTGGCAGTATTGA